Within Porites lutea chromosome 2, jaPorLute2.1, whole genome shotgun sequence, the genomic segment GTGTATCAACTGCTGCCGCTGTTCAGAACTGCAGTCTAGTTAACTGTAAAGTATTGCAAGTCGGAGAAAATATCGCATCAGAATTCAGGCTTAAGGCTTCTGAGAAAGGTGTGAGAATGATCTACTTGAATCTAAAGATCGGTAACAATAGCTACAATCCGCTGCAGTTGCAAGACGAGTTTAAACCCGACAGATGGGTGTGGGCTCGCTCAAATAAAGAACCCATGCTTTCTTTGCCGTACGACTACGACATTTTATCCCTTGGCCTGCTAAATTACCAAGTGCGAAACATGACATTGACTGTGAGAGATGAACCGAGTGGATGCCTTGCGGGATTAAACTCAACGTGTCAGAACATGGCCTTCGGAAGAGCACTGTTGGACAATGTAACAAGTGAAGGCGGCAACACTGAGGTAGTCTGTGTTGCAGTGATAGAGAAAATTGTACGTAAGGATTTTTATGACACCACGTCTATAAAGTATCATTGTTGTAGGCTGAATGCGTCAAGCATTAACTGTGATGTTCCTGTCGAAGGTAGCCACTGGTACCAAGCGATTTACAACTTTCTGATTTACTTAGCTGTGGTGCTAACGTTTTATTTCCCTGCACTTCCTCTGCTGTTGCCAGACTATATTTTCAATCTTCAGTATGAATGTGACAAGGAAGGTAACACTGATGAGCCAACTATTCATGCAAGAAGTGTATACGAGGCAATTCCTGAGATTCATGAGATTCAGGTCTTAGATGAAATTCCTGTAGATGACGCCAGTCCGGTAACCTGTTCAACGGCTTTGCTGGGATGTGTTCAGGGGCTGCCCGATGTAAAGATGTCGTTTAACCTTAAGTTAGCGGTTTTGCTGCTTTGTATTTTTCCATTTGGCTTCTATGTAAATGTCGGTTTATCCTTTGTCctgaaggaaaaatattttgatgaaCTCTCCATGAAGGTGCCACCGGCAACTTTGGCAACTCCGATGTTTTTCTCTATCTCAACctcattttattcatttgaACCCTCTCATTACTTTATAGTAGCCTTATTAACTTTAACGTGTTTGATGgcagttttgtttttaaggccaaaGGATTTATTCCTCAACCAGGATTTTAAGTGTTGGCAATGTCAATTAGCCAAATGCCTTTACTCTTTACGTATTACGGAAAACGAAGATTCTGTTAGTATTGGAGATAAAATGCTCCATCACTTAAATATTAACCAGGAAGTGGCATACTTGCTGATGTTTAAATTTCTTAACCAATGTAAGAGCGGTCTACAGAAATTAGGAAACATTTCTACCTCTTGCTTAAAGGTGAATCATAACGGATCACGTATAAGACGAGCACTTTTGACGTTGTGGATTCTATTTTCTAGTTTGGTCACGCTAATTCTTGGGAGTCTTGTTTGGGTAGTAATCGCTTCgtttatcttttttgtttcattactcCTTCATCTAGCTTTTTTTTCACCAATTTTAACTTTGTTCTTGATCAGCATTTCGAATACCACAGCCACGATCATC encodes:
- the LOC140925588 gene encoding uncharacterized protein, translating into MILKLKNQNMAASKAVAFQSLACVWFCVSTAAAVQNCSLVNCKVLQVGENIASEFRLKASEKGVRMIYLNLKIGNNSYNPLQLQDEFKPDRWVWARSNKEPMLSLPYDYDILSLGLLNYQVRNMTLTVRDEPSGCLAGLNSTCQNMAFGRALLDNVTSEGGNTEVVCVAVIEKIVRKDFYDTTSIKYHCCRLNASSINCDVPVEGSHWYQAIYNFLIYLAVVLTFYFPALPLLLPDYIFNLQYECDKEGNTDEPTIHARSVYEAIPEIHEIQVLDEIPVDDASPVTCSTALLGCVQGLPDVKMSFNLKLAVLLLCIFPFGFYVNVGLSFVLKEKYFDELSMKVPPATLATPMFFSISTSFYSFEPSHYFIVALLTLTCLMAVLFLRPKDLFLNQDFKCWQCQLAKCLYSLRITENEDSVSIGDKMLHHLNINQEVAYLLMFKFLNQSYFIFIQVHVFLLLYLLYSFFVGILGFTIMGLVLNVETVTPYAAFFVVVVTNIYFCYANLQKSYMEVKGFILKYWQQEMQATLNSEHSTIPAKLFWFVSDKVFPVKTKICLMLGEVAVIVTFLFLTISSIIFFKNEYEISSLVSTIAVFLSGAIPSLFFKGLTKGKKFTGWRKIKLKKKIEAVVTEYVQETNSVEVNGETEEGSSDV